The Torulaspora delbrueckii CBS 1146 chromosome 1, complete genome DNA segment ATTCTAACTAGTTTTGACGAACTTGAttaaattctttgatttgagagaaatttTTATTTATTTTTAGCGAACTGGCAAGGGATTTAAAAGCCAAACGAGAAGAATTCGAAAGATCAGCCTTGTAAAAGAGACTCGGATGGTCTATTGAGTAGCAATTGGAAATATCATAGGCGTCAATTGAGTTTTATAAGTGATTGCTAGTGGATTGTGCGAAGTTCTCATGCTTAAAAGGCTGCTCAAGGTGGGAAACTAATCGAAAAACGAGGTTGATAGAACAGAGATACGAATGTATCATACATTTTCCAGCGGGGGGTTAAGGGATAACTCGAGCGTGTACTCTGGGAGTAGTAATACTACGAGCGGTTCGGCTTTTCACAGTAGGGGAATTCCACGGTCGAACTCTACATCAGATCTATTCGAGATACCTGTCCAAGGAACTGGAGGGAACTGTAGGAAGCCAAAATCAGGTCCCCGTGCGTCTTTTGCAGCTAATGGTAGATCAAACAGTTTGCAACATGTACCAAAAGGGCACCAGCTACCGAATGGCTATCAAATCAAGCCGAGGGATATGCATTACCATAGGGGCAGGTTCCCAGATCAGCAATCCCTTCGTCAAGGTCTTTGCAAATCCCCAAGTTACTCTTCCAGCAATTATAGCCTTGAACCACAAAATTCTTTAAACTCTATTCCTGAGAGGCGGCAGCCTCATTATGTTCTTACGCCTTATCAGTTGCAAAGGAAACAAATGAAAGGAGCATTCCAATTCCCAAATGGTGAAAACTTTACCCCGAGGAACAAGCTACCAAGGTCGAGTAGTTCCATAGCGTTGAGCAAGGGTGGAAATCCAGCTTTACAGCCTTTGTCAAGGTCCCAGTCGATGAACTCATTGCCTCCGAGGCCTGTTCGGCTACCAAAACCTCCTCTTACTGTTGTTACCTCACCTTCTCCGGTTGAATCGGGGAGCAGTGGTAGCAGCTACAACAGTATGAAGGATCATTCGAGTAGCGGTAGTACCAATCAAAGTAGTCGACCTAGTACTCACAGTAGTTACACTAATTTACCGTCAACGGTTGGAAAGCAAAGATCACCATTAATTATGAAGATAGAGCCACCAAGAGACAAAGAGAACCTGCCAGAAATGATTGTGGAGGAAGTGCCTACCAGTACGGGTTCTCAAACAGAGACTAATGGGCCAGTGAAGCGAAAGAATTCCAACACGCCTAACGATGGAAAGGAGACTTCGAATAAGTCTGTCAAAAGAGGCAGTTCGATGTCAGGTTTTAAAAGCTTTCTTAAAAAACTATTCCATCGCCAGTCTTCTTCACGTTCCCCCTCGCCGATCTCTGAATCTGATAAGAATAAAAAGCGGCAACGGATAACGCGCGAGTTAACAGGACTATCGGCAGACCTACCGAACGAGCTGGCCGctgccaattcttccatggATAATGTGGATGAGGAAACTAACCGGACACCCGTATCTAAAACAGAAGCTGAAAATGACTCTTCtgctgaggatgaagacgacgGTGATGATACTTTGATGGACACAGACCTGGTGTTTGATAGTTTACTTTTGAAAGCCGATTCTAACCGCGTATCATGTTTGCAAAAGCAAATTGAATTAAatcaaaagcttcaaaagatccCATCTTTAGACTCTCGTATTCCAAGTGACCTGCAGTCTCCGCCTGAGGCTAGTAAGGAAGAATCCAATATTGATTATGAGTTGATCTCAGAGTTCTCTAGATTGGGAAAATTCATTGAGAAGGCAGAAGAAATTCGCGAGTCTAAACCATCAAATCTTCCTACCAGGTCACCCAAGAGGCCGGCAATTTCGAGTAAAGACTCTGCCAGATCCTtttatcatcctcgtcGTAGAGGTACTGGTTCAAGCCATGATTTAATTGCAAGATTATATCAGGACTGGAAAATTGTCCATCTCGATGCATCTGTCCAGACACAGAAGCATTTTCTCAAAGACAAGGAGCTGCGGTTTGGGCAAGATATTTACGTCAATGATACTTGGTCTGCAACGGATTACGAACGAAGCGATAAACGGTTTATTAGAAACCGTCGGCGCCTGATGCAATTAAAGGATAAAGGCTTCATTGAAGCTGTGAAAATTGAACTGAATGAATTCAAAAAAACGAAATGAAGGTTCATATGGAGAGTACGCAATTTACGCATTTCTTCTCGTAAGTCATTACGATAGATACTTAGCACTAATTATATATGACAATTAAAATATATGCACAACTAATAGATATGTGTCAAAGCAACAAATGAACATGCGTATACCAGCGACAACACAAGCCTAAGTATCATCGTAATTGTTCGGTTTATCTACTGTTAATGCTAGCATAAACTGTTGGATTTTGAAGTCAGACGAGGTTTAATACGAAGTACATCATaacatttcttcaaaatcatcattgaaattAACATCCGATGTAGTGTAACGGCTATCACACCACGCTTTCACCGTGGAGACCGGGGTTCGACTCCCCGCATCGGAGAatattttttgaaattcaacTTGACTACttaatctttcttcaaatctacAAACACTAGCCTAGTTGATCAACCGCTCAACATTGTTATTGCGGTTTATCAGAGACAAGATTAGATAATTGGGCATTAATTCAACGCACTCTGTGAGAGAAAGTCATTCCACTGAAACCCTTACATAGCCGATTGAGCAATGGAGCATGTTAATAACTTTTACCAGACGATTCTGAAATCTTCACATCCATTAATGCTTTCGCTGCATTTAGGAGCAAAAGCTGCCCCATTGATCTTCTACATTCTGGGTTCCCTGTTCCTGAATTTCACTGCACAGTTCATAGTCGTGGTACTTTTGCTGACGGTCGATTTCTATCTCACGAAGAACATAAGTGGTCGAAAATTGGTTCAGCTACGTTGGTGGTACGATCCCACCACTGAGAATGCACAgactttcaaatttgaatCTTACAAACAGTATGCACCTGGCCCTCCAATCAATCCAATTGATGCAAAACTGTTTTGGTGGTCTTTATATTTGACTCCAATCGTATGGGCAGTGTTTGCAATCTTCTGCGTTTTAAGGCTCAAAGTTCTGTACTTGTTACTTGTTGGAGTTGCTATCGCTCTGACTGGCTGGAATGCGTACGGGTTTCGCAATTGTGATAAATGGAACCCTAACGCTCAATCAGATACGGAAGGCAGTTGGTTCCAAATGCCCACCATTCCTGTCCTAGagaatttacaaagatttACTGCCGTACAGTCTTTTTTCCAAAATAGATCATAGTTAAATGACCAAGTATTGATGTAGACTATTACATAAGATCAAATAACAGTATTAGCGACCTACCTTCTCTTGTAAATGCATGGTTTAAGTAGCCACTTACCCTCGGCAATTTTTTGCCTCTTCTCCTCTAGTTGCTCCTTTTCGGTCTCAACTTCGATGAATGTCTGTCTTCTTTCCAGCTTGgcatttctttcttcaatgatctcTTGTGGtggtttgaaaaattcaaatctgGTGAACATTTTGTTTTCATTATCCGTTTTCTTGTGGAAGAATCCCATGAGCTTCAGCGCATTCACGAACTCATCACCTTTTTCGTCTGCAAATCTCGACTTTATTTCTGCTATCCAAAGTTCTCCTCTTGGTGCCAAAATTCTGTAAGCCTCTTTAATGaaatccaagaaattggttCCCATAAGAGCTAGACAGAATACGACAATGGTACATGAATTATCCGGGAGTGGGACGTGTCTAATGTCGGCCACAGTAATTCGCGGATTGGCTCTCTTAAGATCGAAACTATGCACTTGATGCTTCCgctgttgatatttttttgCCCTCTTattgtatttcttgaaaaactcGTTAATATCTGCTGCTAATTGTGCTTCACCACATCCCATGTCTGCTATGACAATTTTTTTTGAGTCCTGCAAACCTGGTAACCCACCTGGTGCATTGACCGGTTTTTTAGAtctttgttgaatttggtCTACGAAGACATCGACGGGATTTTCGGGCCATGATGTCACCTGCGATCTAAATCCATCATGATATTCATCAAACAGTTGAGGCTgttccttcatcaattcTAGTGCTTTATCGGAAGTGATAGTGTACAGCTGTTCGTTAATCCAACGAAATCTGGAACCAGTTAATTTGGCCATCATCTTCTGTTGTAGTGGGGTGAGAGTCTTCTGTGAAGTATTGACTGTTTCTGATACTTTCGGTTTTTTTTCAGGTTTCTCTGAATCACTCAGCTGGCGcttcttctgtttctttactttctcttccttgGCTTCGTCTTTGACCTTCTCAAGACTCTCGACGTCCGCTACATCTTCTACGtcctcatcgctttcaaCTCCTTCAATCTCGTCCTCAATAGCACGCTGTTTCTTGGCCTGTTGTTCTTTCTTAATCTTGTCTTTTTTAGCCTTtctctccttcttcttctcgtcaGCCTTCTTGGCACTAACATCGAAGAAAGCAACCTTGTCAGATTTTATATCCCAGCCGTCCACCTGAAACAATGGCATCCTGAGTGTGATCTGTGGCTAGTCCCTCGAATTGGAACTTTGAAGGATACTAATACCTTTCACATAGGGCTCCaaatgcgatgagatgcgatgagatgcgatgaggTAGCTCCACTACtaaaattttccaattcgTGTATTGTGACCTCATCGCGTATTATTCTCGTTAATAATACAAATATTAGATGCTTAGCACTCTGATAGATTGAGTTCAAACCAATAAATTTATGGTCTTTTCTAAGGTATTATATCTTTTTGTACTCCAGATGTATTGCCGACTCTTTCTCTGAGTTTATTTCGATCCACCAACCAGTAAATAGATTTGGATGACCGTAAGCTGCTACTCTTAGcgcttctttgaaggtatCAATAATTGCCTTCTGAGAAAGAGACGGTAGTGAAAGTTTTTGCCTTATTATTTTGACTTCTATGGTCCCCAAATAGCATTGCATTTTGATAAGAGCACGTAATCTCTTGGTGCAGTAGGCATataatgatttcaaaggcaTCAGATCAATGACGTTACGGTTAACATACTTGAGTAATCCAGAAGTGACCAAGTAATCTATGAGCCTAAAGAAAGTTTCTGTTTTCAACTGTTCGAGGGACTTAACAAGCATTATGTTTTGACGATTAAATCTTATAGCACTGATATTCGAGATGAGATCATAGATTTGTGACATCTGGTATAGTTCCACAATAGATATAGTTCGATCAGGACAACTGAGTAGATGTTTGAGTACTTGAGCTCTAGCCTGATTTTCATTGCATACAGATATGCTTTGATCGTCCACAACGTACTCGACGGTGGCATCGACGACCGAGCTTTGTGTACCAACCAGTAAAGTTTCCTTTCTTGCCAACGAATCTTCGAAAGGAAGCCTTGCTGAAGATTCCAAAGAGCTGCCACTGAGGCTGTCCATTTCCTGATTGGAAATTTCACGGTACGGACTAACTATTTCCAGTTCCTCTTTGTATTTTTCCACCTGGAGCTCCTCTATGAAGTCTCGTCTAGCTTTGAGCCTAATAGGGGTGGTAAAATTGGTAACTCCTTCATATTCGATGCCACAGCTACTACCTTGTGTAAGAACATCTTGTAACACTTGTTCATCCAATTGCCAGGGAACATTCAGTTCAATTATTTGTTCAAGTGAGCTCTGCCAATGGTCGATTTCATCAGTTAGACTATCACACTGTTCAACCACTTCTACCTGCAGTTCCCCATAGCAGAGATTCATCTGGCCATAAAGGCGAAATCTCTCACCGACCATGCTATTGATCGACACGCCCTGACCCAGAAGCACATCCTCAAGACATTTGCAGACCAAAGTTTTAGTCTTATGAGATGTTTGGGATGAGAAATCGTCCATAAATAAAAACACATAATCCTCGTTGTTGATCCATTTCCACTTGACGCCCATCACCACGCCCAAGACGCACACTCTGCCAATTGGATGATTCTTCCAGAATATGCATGAAACCTGACCACTGTAGTATATTGAAGAGACCTTTTtagattcttcaacacaTCGTAAGAGGTCTGACATCAACAGAGGGACGCCTGAACCACCATTGTGCAAACCGTGTGCAAACAGCGCCGGTACATAAAAAATCAGCTCTCCCTCTTGATGTGCTACATGGTGGCAACTACCCATCACCCATCAACCGATTTACTGCTCGCTTAGCGGACCCTAAGTCCTGTATTATgtatctttgttcttcacAGTAGTGTAAATCATCTCTCGGTAGTGTCCGATCTTATCGATAAGGCGACTCAATAAACAACAAAGGCAGATATAAGTATAAGAATGGCTCTATAGTTTATATTACTCGTCAGTAGATACCTTAGAAGTTGATTATCGCTATGAGTGAAAGACCACCGGTAACTTGTCACGTCTTGGACACTACAACTGGCAAGCCAGCTGCCAATGTGACTTGTGCAATTTATAAGATCGATCTATCCAATGAAACTTTGGCCGGGAACTACCAGGTGTTTGAGGAGACTGATTCGCCGAAACCGTTTGCTATGTCCCGTACCAACGAGGACGGAAGAGTTCCTTCATGGATATTCGAGCCCAGTCCGTCGAAACGTGAAATGCTCAAGGCATTAGGTATTGAACAGGATATTGAAACAAGCAATCTGCGCTGGGGAAAGCTTGTTCCTGGCACTTACAAGATTAGATTCCAAGTTGGGAAATACTACAGGTCGATGGGGCAGACGAATTTCCATCCATTTGTCGATATAGTCTTCCAAGTAGAGGACTCTAGACACTACCATATACCGCTCCTCCTAAGTAACTACGGATATAGTACATACAGAGGCAGCTAGCAATAAGTAGTTATGTATCGATCCAACACCTTCATTCACCTCCAGAACAGATGGAACTAACTTTTCCTCGAGGTAGTTTTCTTGGGCCACAACAATCTGCCATAGAGGAAATCATTCAACTAGGCATTGACCCCAGGCTAGTTTTAATCAACGAGCTTAACGGACTTTTCAAGTTGCTTtattttcaccaaatttttcGCTGTCGAGCCTTTCGACTAACAGCGAAGCATCGGAGAAAATGTCTATCAAGAGGGCTCTTTGCAGAGTGAATCATCGTACTGATCAGTAGCGATACCCACTGGCAGTCGGTTCAAAGTGACTGAAGTAAATCTACAGAGCCTGGTGAATAGTTTGAGACTTTTATCGCTAGTTTTTCCACATCATTTGAGCTGCATAAATTCGTAAAGACTCCGAGGAACATTGGTAATCCAATCGCTTAGTGACAATGCTTTCGATTGAACAGCGGTATAATATCTGCCTGATGGCGGAGAGGCATCCTAAGTGGACACAATTAGAACTAGCTCGCTGGGCGtatgaaacttttcaattgcCCAAGATTCCTTCCCAAGGTACGATATCTCGTCTACTGGCTAAGAGAGATGTCTACATGAACTGTAAGGACAACGAAAAGGCAGCAAATCGAGTGAGGAAACCAAATAATGTTTTGGTTCGTTTGATCCTCCAGGAATGGGTCTCTCAGAGCATATGGAATGGTATACCCATTAACTCACCTATTATACAAGATACAGCACAATCCATATGGTATCGAATACCAGCCGAACACCGGGAGGGAAATGGATCTTTTTCATATAAATGgatcaacaattttctttccaaGATGGATATCAACATCTCTAACctggatgaagagcttcCTAAGCCACCAAAAGTCTGGACTTTTGAGGAAAGGAATGGATTAAAGCAGCTTTTCGCTACAATTCCTCCACAGGACATCTTCACACTTGATGAGACCTTTTTGGCCTACAATTTGCCATTGGACTACGCGCAATACGAAACTAGCCAAATTCAAAGGGCAATAGAGGTTGCTACTGTTATGCTATGTTGCAATCTTGATGGCTCGGAAAAGTTAAAGCCTTTAGTTGTTGGCAAATACAATAGCTACCGAAGCTTCAGAAACTACTTCCCAGAGGAGCCTTCAGATCCGGTATCGCAGTCGTTGTTGGGAGATAAAATGGCACAAAGGTTTGGCATTTCATATCACAGTAATCGGAAGGCATGGCTCACCAGTAATTTGTTCCATGATTGGCTAGCAAGATGGGATAAACGGTTGATGGCCGATAATAGGAAGATATGGATTATACTAGACGATTCCTGCTCACACAGAATTATCAATCCgcatttgaaaaatatacAATTGGTCTACACTTCAGCAAACTCAAGATTTCTTCCATTCAACTGGGGTGTTCTTGACGAATTCAAGACACGGTACAGAATTCAACAATACCAGGCTTTGATagatttgcaaaagacactggagaagaagactAACAAAAGGATGCTGATCACCTTCGAGCAAAGTCAACTAACAATGTCTAACGCCTTtaaattcatcaagaaagcGTGGAAGGGTATTCCCGTTCAAACCATTAGAGCCAACTGGAAAAGCTCTGGTATTTTGCCATCTGA contains these protein-coding regions:
- the RRP8 gene encoding 25S rRNA (adenine645-N1)-methyltransferase (similar to Saccharomyces cerevisiae RRP8 (YDR083W); ancestral locus Anc_8.215), with protein sequence MPLFQVDGWDIKSDKVAFFDVSAKKADEKKKERKAKKDKIKKEQQAKKQRAIEDEIEGVESDEDVEDVADVESLEKVKDEAKEEKVKKQKKRQLSDSEKPEKKPKVSETVNTSQKTLTPLQQKMMAKLTGSRFRWINEQLYTITSDKALELMKEQPQLFDEYHDGFRSQVTSWPENPVDVFVDQIQQRSKKPVNAPGGLPGLQDSKKIVIADMGCGEAQLAADINEFFKKYNKRAKKYQQRKHQVHSFDLKRANPRITVADIRHVPLPDNSCTIVVFCLALMGTNFLDFIKEAYRILAPRGELWIAEIKSRFADEKGDEFVNALKLMGFFHKKTDNENKMFTRFEFFKPPQEIIEERNAKLERRQTFIEVETEKEQLEEKRQKIAEGKWLLKPCIYKRR
- the AFR1 gene encoding Afr1p (similar to Saccharomyces cerevisiae AFR1 (YDR085C) and YER158C; ancestral locus Anc_8.217); amino-acid sequence: MYHTFSSGGLRDNSSVYSGSSNTTSGSAFHSRGIPRSNSTSDLFEIPVQGTGGNCRKPKSGPRASFAANGRSNSLQHVPKGHQLPNGYQIKPRDMHYHRGRFPDQQSLRQGLCKSPSYSSSNYSLEPQNSLNSIPERRQPHYVLTPYQLQRKQMKGAFQFPNGENFTPRNKLPRSSSSIALSKGGNPALQPLSRSQSMNSLPPRPVRLPKPPLTVVTSPSPVESGSSGSSYNSMKDHSSSGSTNQSSRPSTHSSYTNLPSTVGKQRSPLIMKIEPPRDKENLPEMIVEEVPTSTGSQTETNGPVKRKNSNTPNDGKETSNKSVKRGSSMSGFKSFLKKLFHRQSSSRSPSPISESDKNKKRQRITRELTGLSADLPNELAAANSSMDNVDEETNRTPVSKTEAENDSSAEDEDDGDDTLMDTDLVFDSLLLKADSNRVSCLQKQIELNQKLQKIPSLDSRIPSDLQSPPEASKEESNIDYELISEFSRLGKFIEKAEEIRESKPSNLPTRSPKRPAISSKDSARSFYHPRRRGTGSSHDLIARLYQDWKIVHLDASVQTQKHFLKDKELRFGQDIYVNDTWSATDYERSDKRFIRNRRRLMQLKDKGFIEAVKIELNEFKKTK
- the TDEL0A01490 gene encoding hydroxyisourate hydrolase, yielding MSERPPVTCHVLDTTTGKPAANVTCAIYKIDLSNETLAGNYQVFEETDSPKPFAMSRTNEDGRVPSWIFEPSPSKREMLKALGIEQDIETSNLRWGKLVPGTYKIRFQVGKYYRSMGQTNFHPFVDIVFQVEDSRHYHIPLLLSNYGYSTYRGS
- the STN1 gene encoding Stn1p (similar to Saccharomyces cerevisiae STN1 (YDR082W); ancestral locus Anc_8.214), whose product is MGSCHHVAHQEGELIFYVPALFAHGLHNGGSGVPLLMSDLLRCVEESKKVSSIYYSGQVSCIFWKNHPIGRVCVLGVVMGVKWKWINNEDYVFLFMDDFSSQTSHKTKTLVCKCLEDVLLGQGVSINSMVGERFRLYGQMNLCYGELQVEVVEQCDSLTDEIDHWQSSLEQIIELNVPWQLDEQVLQDVLTQGSSCGIEYEGVTNFTTPIRLKARRDFIEELQVEKYKEELEIVSPYREISNQEMDSLSGSSLESSARLPFEDSLARKETLLVGTQSSVVDATVEYVVDDQSISVCNENQARAQVLKHLLSCPDRTISIVELYQMSQIYDLISNISAIRFNRQNIMLVKSLEQLKTETFFRLIDYLVTSGLLKYVNRNVIDLMPLKSLYAYCTKRLRALIKMQCYLGTIEVKIIRQKLSLPSLSQKAIIDTFKEALRVAAYGHPNLFTGWWIEINSEKESAIHLEYKKI
- the TVP23 gene encoding Tvp23p (similar to Saccharomyces cerevisiae TVP23 (YDR084C); ancestral locus Anc_8.216) translates to MEHVNNFYQTILKSSHPLMLSLHLGAKAAPLIFYILGSLFLNFTAQFIVVVLLLTVDFYLTKNISGRKLVQLRWWYDPTTENAQTFKFESYKQYAPGPPINPIDAKLFWWSLYLTPIVWAVFAIFCVLRLKVLYLLLVGVAIALTGWNAYGFRNCDKWNPNAQSDTEGSWFQMPTIPVLENLQRFTAVQSFFQNRS
- the PDC2 gene encoding Pdc2p (similar to Saccharomyces cerevisiae PDC2 (YDR081C); ancestral locus Anc_8.213) — translated: MLSIEQRYNICLMAERHPKWTQLELARWAYETFQLPKIPSQGTISRLLAKRDVYMNCKDNEKAANRVRKPNNVLVRLILQEWVSQSIWNGIPINSPIIQDTAQSIWYRIPAEHREGNGSFSYKWINNFLSKMDINISNLDEELPKPPKVWTFEERNGLKQLFATIPPQDIFTLDETFLAYNLPLDYAQYETSQIQRAIEVATVMLCCNLDGSEKLKPLVVGKYNSYRSFRNYFPEEPSDPVSQSLLGDKMAQRFGISYHSNRKAWLTSNLFHDWLARWDKRLMADNRKIWIILDDSCSHRIINPHLKNIQLVYTSANSRFLPFNWGVLDEFKTRYRIQQYQALIDLQKTLEKKTNKRMLITFEQSQLTMSNAFKFIKKAWKGIPVQTIRANWKSSGILPSEMIPLGETVSMAFKKNEALEAELNGLCDKFYCAKKWDHDMLLDLNIENKNTNFLSTEELVESAIVDAVEPDPQVSQRNATPALSSHIGEYYSFDLLNDRNLGINLNQATGDTDSHSEDDLSRDNMNSNGSDGDNIALLGNSNEAGKVDNNYEINLDRLLGGDYGSEEKGKLYNVSTLIDRPNLFMGENGVLDLRGVGIDASIGPSDYFSDMFPTSVPGTAATSIPGGPPDGMSTQPISASYNTNTVPAPNQRPATAASSTMVPFENPALNHLLENSVSSNKDTTPNSLPEFLPEANPGAALQANINIAKSLGNILKHTETRELNFSEAAINEIKSNYNHILTRIKMVRKRRHNMKARRGQVQLEKYLSGETPTSSNNSEFSPSHNLQVPVDLQLTDNASFF